One region of Plasmodium gaboni strain SY75 chromosome 6, whole genome shotgun sequence genomic DNA includes:
- a CDS encoding Sec14 domain containing protein → MELSKGKVIIEKDINEHTIDDEVFLFEPNIDDVYDKNTNLRFIFHNTFITLEEEIAISEFRKYCKSRCLKINKIYFENECLRYLYSAQFDFSKAMELIKSNYEFRLSSILPIKEKDVIFYINKGVMYWHGRDKKCRPILIINLLKVELLNIDDLSNLFFFCFEFFLKYLCIPGKIENYISIIDCSGISISKFPMTTFMKLLEIMNSKYRCRLFRMYILEAPKILKTFGKSFLNFAPTYMTKKLKILDNNFADYLREEILSTQLEKKYGGIQEDKINNFYPFHFYPNCYISQQQKSKSQDNKIVIEKKINIFKNDHIYNIFLSGYSMHVILVHKDSRIIDNHRNTDILINDSNSAHLERTACIEGDTSDNHKEDVNITKNNIKKCMVKSMSIDSLKNISNDSLKNISNDSIKYVSNDSIKYVSNDSIKHNSSDHHNNYYHKRKKKKKKKHIVLNEEELLLQQQFVNYMKNEEYDIENLHILKNNKFINFKNKYVVHIDSIHKWIFKIKNLFLSNITINYITKRFPFLKDVILVKSNFRSINEYIKYLKENVPPEIITPHQTVSTNNEYDEEDNEKGKSNIIIKNNMGEKEVEIKKERIHNDSCTDKTLNKFENTQRLSSVKYVDDNNNIKITNDKDDPNIMLETEKGLKIKKNKKIEIMENKNRNKNKYKTSHVNTSKEYNYPEINIYNNCESIFDEFIKSSSTDKNKKKGFKENNSNNNIDNNNNNNDNNNNNNIMMMNKKKGEYENPCCDKTSFKKKGIQEVKQIYKEGEINEEKGKLKQISEKKGRLKQPFKIKVTDRLFKEREDMEKNEKREYIEKKILGKVTMNFSSCDKETQRKNNKKKKKKKEKDDVKFIPVCKDELSNILSKEYVENSNINCDNMTCESNTFCDNSKSENYIPIDNKSNNNKKSSISIKSIFPKRLDHALSKYKKYSTTSISTRLSRSSYNKFASEDKNEENNFDNIAINDTYQNKVSFFSQVSLSTGNITNTVDFETNKNEKKNDMNFKSTTVDNSNKTVHSDVPEKKSRKRLSKIKIIGLQFFNKQSSRR, encoded by the coding sequence ATGGAACTTTCAAAAGGAAAAGTTATTATtgaaaaagatataaatgaacATACCATAGATGACGAAGTGTTTTTGTTTGAACCTAATATTGATGATGTGTATGATAAGAATACAAATTTACGgtttatatttcataatacatttataaCATTAGAAGAAGAAATAGCTATAAGTGaatttagaaaatattGTAAGAGTAGATGcttaaaaattaataaaatatattttgaaaatgAATGTTTAcgttatttatattcagCACAATTTGATTTTTCTAAGGCCATggaattaataaaaagtaaTTATGAATTTCGATTATCATCTATTTTACcaataaaagaaaaagatgttatattttatataaataaaggAGTTATGTATTGGCATGGACGAGATAAAAAGTGTAGGCcaatattaattattaatttattaaaagttgaattattaaatatagatgatttatctaatttattttttttctgttttgaattttttctaaaatatttatgtatcCCAGGAAAAATAGAAAACTATATATCAATAATTGATTGTTCTGGTATATCTATATCAAAATTTCCTATGACAACTTTTATGAAATTGTTAGAAATTATGAATTCTAAATATAGATGTAGATTATTTAGAATGTATATTCTTGAGGCACctaaaattttaaaaacattTGGCAAATCATTTCTAAATTTTGCACCTACCTATAtgacaaaaaaattaaaaatattagataataattttgCAGATTATTTAAGAgaagaaatattatcaacacaattagaaaaaaaatatggagGAATTCAAGAagataaaattaataatttttatcCATTCCACTTTTATCCAAATTGTTATATATCACAACAACAAAAAAGCAAAAGTcaagataataaaatagttattgaaaaaaaaataaatatttttaagaatgatcatatttataatatatttctatcAGGTTATTCTATGCATGTAATATTAGTGCACAAGGATTCTAGGATAATTGATAATCATAGGAATACGgatattttaattaatgATTCAAATTCTGCCCATTTGGAAAGGACTGCATGTATAGAAGGAGATACTAGTGACAACCATAAGGAAGatgtaaatataacaaagaataatataaagaagTGTATGGTAAAAAGTATGAGTATTGATAGcttaaaaaatattagtAATGATAGcttaaaaaatattagtAATGATAGCATAAAATATGTTAGTAATGATAGCATAAAATATGTTAGTAATGATAGCATAAAACACAACAGCAGTGATCACCATAATAACTATTATCataaaaggaaaaagaaaaaaaaaaaaaaacatatcgttttaaatgaagaagaattattattacaacAACAATTTGtgaattatatgaaaaatgaagaatatgatattgaaaatttgcatattttaaaaaataataaatttataaattttaaaaataaatatgttgTACATATAGATAGTATACATAAATGgatttttaaaataaaaaatttatttttatctaatataacaattaattatattacGAAACGTTTCccatttttaaaagatgTGATACTTGTTAAATCGAATTTTAGATCTATAAATgagtatataaaatatttgaaaGAAAATGTACCACCTGAAATTATTACTCCTCATCAGACTGTTTCTacaaataatgaatatgatgaagaagataatgaaaaaggaaaaagtaatataataataaaaaataatatggGTGAAAAGGAAGTCGAAATCAAAAAAGAAAGGATACATAATGATTCTTGTACAGATAAaacattaaataaattcGAAAATACTCAACGTTTAAGTAGTGTCAAATATGtagatgataataataatataaaaataacgAATGATAAAGATGATCCAAATATTATGTTAGAAACAGAAAAAGgtttaaaaataaaaaaaaataaaaaaattgaaataatggaaaataaaaatagaaataagAACAAATACAAAACATCACATGTTAATACTTcaaaagaatataattatccagagattaatatatataataactGTGAATCTATTTTTGatgaatttataaaatCTTCATCGACGGACAAGAATAAAAAGAAAGGTTTTAAAGAgaataatagtaataataatattgataataataataataataatgataataataataataataatataatgatgatgaatAAAAAGAAGGGTGAATATGAGAATCCTTGTTGTGATAAAACaagttttaaaaaaaaaggaatacAAGAAGttaaacaaatatataaagagggggaaataaatgaagaaaaaggcaaattaaaacaaatcagtgaaaaaaaaggaCGTTTAAAACAACCATTTAAAATCAAGGTAACAGATAGGTTATTTAAAGAAAGAGAAGATATGgaaaaaaatgagaaaagggaatatatagaaaaaaaaattctaGGTAAAGTGACTATGAATTTCTCCTCATGTGATAAGGAGAcacaaagaaaaaataataagaaaaaaaaaaaaaaaaaggaaaaggATGATGTAAAATTTATACCTGTATGTAAAGATGAATTGAgcaatatattatcaaaagAATATGTGGAAAATAGTAATATTAATTGTGATAATATGACATGTGAAAGTAATACATTTTGTGATAATTCAAAAAgtgaaaattatataccTATAGACAATAAgtctaataataataaaaaaagttCTATTAGTATAAAATCTATATTTCCGAAGAGACTTGATCATGCCctttcaaaatataaaaaatattctacAACATCTATAAGTACTAGATTATCTAGAAGTTCATATAACAAATTTGCTTCTgaagataaaaatgaagaaaacaattttgataatatCGCCATTAATGATACATATCAAAATAAGGTCAGTTTCTTTAGTCAAGTTTCTTTATCAACAGGTAATATAACTAATACTGTTGATTTTGAAACAAATaagaatgaaaaaaaaaacgaTATGAATTTCAAGTCTACAACTGTCgataattcaaataaaaCTGTACATTCAGATGTGCCTGAGAAGAAAAGTAGAAAAAGGTTGAgtaaaattaaaattatcggccttcaattttttaataaacaATCGTCAAGAAGATAA
- a CDS encoding hypothetical protein (conserved Plasmodium protein, unknown function) codes for MVFLINNNNDSNTSIPQEEFKSNVIHADVQEKEYFTNLHTRNILDDKSNILTNGDMGLGCVEKNEEEKCYNNNNNNNNNIGDNDERDNMNEKKKKLKKSKNKKNKKNNEMKNKKRNNSPHYTNSNSSNISNIKYCSNDKYKCVNKKSSNNNSDKEMSEGNKELYNNNKECNNKIEYEKIIKKLKEELEENQIDKKGLLKKYEEEKKNVVILHDQLDKLQVLFDNNQKKENIWNSEKENYLEDVESLRTNIEELDIKIEKKNNEIESLKRENEHILLKVDNLEKNKKEMKNEYNDIYESLQNMKKENLKKNNTIDKLKNELEEKKKIEEDYNKDKLLIEKNTEILIEERNYINEELIKTQKLLESQINKNKELENKKTNLLDKIDLLEKKQKDLLKKNNENEQKIDDLNKKYKLLTNENKMKENEIIHNNNLINNLNNNNTKMKIKLDQEFYKMKMLEKEKKSLSIHVKSLTYEIQTILNLTQETQNKFEQQKRDINDLIIEKEQTKKLIEKIDDVIKKNMETAKKEKIVQNNLEKDIKKGLEDKNKLNEEIQLLNKEKEKLLQELSQTNNKFINSSSELLTRDNKINTYIKIVNSLKNDLSKEKAITENIKNEKINTNKNLIETKEKLNIVEEKYKTQSNEFELLKNEKKNLENQINQLNDEKKQLINQNDKYREQIDKYKNQQENIKTQQTSHKKNILQLENEINELNIKIKNIDKNYNHTKKEKDNLNQEINDKSEEINILKEKLKLLQNSHDSLIIQHQNELKQIKNLNKQIEELKNTNQLTNISKQLLNNNKQEINNLKKNLIDEQNKVKTLTEELENPINIHRWRNLEGNDPTSFDLIQKLKIVQKKLIEKTEESVKKNIIIDVKTKECEQLQKELNHKFKNTNIQDINHIKQKLREKETLIKSLTAEISMYQDEHQPANIKQNKK; via the coding sequence atggtctttttaattaataacaataatgaTAGTAACACATCTATTCCTCAGGAGGAATTCAAAAGTAATGTAATACATGCAGATGTTCAAGAAAAAGAGTATTTCACAAATTTACATACAAGAAATATATTGGATGATAAGAGTAATATATTGACTAATGGCGACATGGGTTTAGGATGTGTggaaaaaaatgaagaagaaaaatgttataataataataataataataataataatattggTGATAATGACGAAAGagataatatgaatgaaaagaagaagaaattaaaaaaatcaaaaaataaaaaaaataaaaaaaataacgaaatgaagaataaaaaaagaaataatagTCCACATTATACAAATAGCAATAGTAGTAATATAAGTAACATTAAATATTGTAgtaatgataaatataaatgtgtAAATAAGAAGagtagtaataataattcagATAAAGAAATGTCGGAAGGAAATAAAGagttatataataataataaagaatgtaataataaaatagaatatgagaaaattataaaaaaattaaaagaagaattagaagaaaatcaaatagataaaaaaggtttattaaaaaaatatgaagaagaaaaaaagaatgtTGTTATATTACATGATCAATTAGATAAATTACAAGTACTGTTTGataataatcaaaaaaaagaaaatatatggaattctgaaaaagaaaattatttagAAGATGTTGAAAGTCTTCGTACCAATATTGAAGAAttagatataaaaattgaaaaaaaaaataatgaaatagAAAGCTTAAAAAGAGaaaatgaacatatattattaaaagtaGATAATctagaaaaaaataagaaagaaatgaaaaatgaatataatgatatttatgaaagtttacaaaatatgaaaaaagaaaatttaaaaaaaaataatactatagataaattaaaaaatgaattagaagaaaaaaaaaagatagaagaagattataataaagataaattattaattgaaaaaaatacagaaatattaattgaagaaagaaattatattaatgaaGAATTAATTAAGACACAAAAACTTTTAGAATcacaaataaataaaaataaagaattagaaaataaaaagacaaatttattagataaaatagatttattagaaaagaaacaaaaagatctattaaaaaaaaataatgaaaatgaacaaaaaattgatgatctaaataaaaaatataaactattaactaatgaaaataaaatgaaagaaaatgaaattatacataataataatcttattaataatttaaataataataatacaaaaatgaaaattaaattagatcaagaattttataaaatgaaaatgttagaaaaagaaaaaaaatcattGAGTATACATGTCAAATCATTAACATATGAAATACAAACAATACTTAACCTTACACAAGAAAcacaaaataaatttgAACAACAAAAAAGAGATATCAATGATTTAATTATAGAAAAAGAACAAACcaaaaaattaattgaaaaaattgatgatgttataaaaaaaaatatggaaacagcaaaaaaggaaaaaattGTACAAAACAACCTAGAAAAAGATATCAAAAAAGGATTagaagataaaaataaattaaatgaagaaatacaattattaaataaagaaaaagaaaaattattacaaGAATTATCtcaaacaaataataaatttattaatagTAGTAGTGAATTATTAACTAGAGATAACaaaattaatacatatataaaaatagtgaattctttaaaaaatgatttgTCTAAAGAAAAGGCTATAActgaaaatattaaaaatgaaaagattaatacaaataaaaatctTATAGAAACTAAAGAGAAGCTAAATATTgtagaagaaaaatataaaacacAATCCAATGAATTTGAACTCTTAAAgaatgaaaagaaaaatttaGAAAATCAAATTAATCAattaaatgatgaaaaaaaacaattaataaatcaaaatgataaatatagaGAACAAattgataaatataaaaatcaacaagaaaatataaaaacacAACAAACCAgtcataaaaaaaatatattacaacTCGAAAATGAAATCAATGAATTAAATAtcaaaattaaaaatatagataaaaattataatcataccaaaaaagaaaaagataattTAAATCAAGAAATTAACGATAAATCAGaagaaattaatatattaaaagaaaagtTAAAACTACTACAAAATTCACATGATAGTTTAATTATACAACACcaaaatgaattaaaacaaatcaaaaatttaaacaaacaaattgaagaattaaaaaatacaaaccagctaacaaatatatcaaaacaattattaaataacaataaacaagaaataaataatcttaaaaaaaatctaATCGATGAACAAAACAAAGTTAAAACATTAACAGAAGAATTGGAAAATCCAATCAATATACATAGGTGGAGAAATCTAGAAGGTAATGATCCAACTTCATTTGAtttaatacaaaaattaaaaattgttcaaaaaaaattaatagaAAAAACAGAAGAATCTgtgaagaaaaatataattatagatgtaaaaacaaaagaatGTGAACAATTACAGAAAGAATTAAATCATAAATTCAAAAATACTAATATTCAAGATATAAATCATATTAAGCAAAAATTGAGAGAAAAGGAAACACTTATTAAATCCCTAACGGCTGAAATATCAATGTATCAGGACGAACACCAACCAGCAAATATTAAGcaaaacaaaaaatga
- a CDS encoding hypothetical protein (conserved Plasmodium protein, unknown function), which produces MLKYIFLGIGGSVSGWMLRDVIVQLAKNINSDNALLINKFVCSKDDFYNSTFSDLKYCFDSLELKPGFNNYNIYLREDDYFLETLYMEKWTSVHNMNEYINSDENKKKLHDLKNKNIFFSPTLFVLIKNYSGSSTPEYLRAFQD; this is translated from the coding sequence atgttaaaatatatcttcCTTGGTATTGGAGGATCAGTAAGTGGATGGATGTTAAGAGATGTAATTGTACAGCTAgctaaaaatataaatagtGATAATGCATtgttaataaataaatttgttTGTAGTAAAGatgatttttataataGTACTTTCAGTGATTTGAAATATTGCTTTGATTCATTAGAATTGAAACCAGgttttaataattataatatatatttaagagaagatgattattttttagaAACATTATATATGGAGAAATGGACTAGTGTTcataatatgaatgaatatataaatagtgatgaaaataaaaagaaattacATGATCTgaagaataaaaatatttttttttctccaacattatttgtattgataaaaaattatagtGGGTCTTCTACACCAGAATATTTGAGGGCATTTCAAGATTga
- a CDS encoding pyruvate kinase, which translates to MSSFKYKNSAAGASMQSAANITLRQILEPNNVNLRSKKTHIVCTLGPACKSVETLVKLIDAGMDICRFNFSHGSHEDHKEMFNNVLKAQELRPNCLLGMLLDTKGPEIRTGFLKNKEVHLKEGSKLKLVTDYEFLGDETCIACSYKKLPQSVKPGNIILIADGSVSCKVLETHDDHVITEVLNSAVIGERKNMNLPNVKVDLPIISEKDKNDILNFAIPMGCNFIAASFIQSADDVRLIRNLLGPRGRHIKIIPKIENIEGIIHFDKILAESDGIMIARGDLGMEISPEKVFLAQKLMISKCNLQGKPIITATQMLESMTKNPRPTRAEVTDVANAVLDGTDCVMLSGETAGGKFPVEAVTIMSKICLEAEACIDYKLLYQSLVNAIETPISVQEAVARSAVETAESIQASLIIALTETGYTARLIAKYKPSCTILALSASDSTVRCLNVHRGVTCIKVGSFQGTDIVIRNAIEIAKQRNMAKVGDSVIAIHGIKEEVSGGTNLMKVVQIE; encoded by the exons atgagtTCATTTAAGTACAAAAACTCCGCCGCAGGTGCCAGTATGCAAAGTGCTGCTAACATAACCTTGAGACAAATTTTAGAACCCAATAATGTGAACTTACGTTCTAAGAAAACACACATTGTATGTACCTTAGGTCCAGCATGTAAATCTGTTGAAACTCTTGTTAAATTAATTGATGCAG GTATGGATATTTGCCGTTTTAACTTTTCTCACGGTAGCCATGAAGATCACAAGGAAATGTTTAACAACGTTTTAAAAGCTCAAGAATTGAGGCCCAACTGCTTATTGGGAATGTTGTTAGATACTAAAGGACCAGAAATCAGGACAGggtttttaaaaaataaagaagtTCATTTAAAAGAAGGTAGTAAATTAAAATTAGTAACGGATTATGAATTCTTAGGTGATGAAACTTGTATAGCATGTTCATATAAGAAATTACCACAAAGTGTTAAGCCAggaaatattatattaatagCTGACGGATCAGTAAGTTGTAAAGTTTTAGAAACACATGATGATCATGTTATTACAGAAGTATTAAATTCAGCAGTTATTGGTGAAaggaaaaatatgaatttaCCAAACGTTAAGGTTGATTTACCAATTATTAGTGAAAAggataaaaatgatatacTAAATTTTGCTATACCAATGGGTTGTAATTTTATTGCTGCCTCATTTATTCAATCAGCCGATGATGTCCGTTTAATTAGAAACTTATTAGGACCAAGAGGAAGACATATCAAGATTATTCCcaaaattgaaaatattgaaGGTATTATTCACTTCGATAAAATCTTAGCTGAATCTGATGGTATTATGATTGCAAGAGGAGATTTAGGAATGGAAATTTCTCCAGAAAAGGTCTTCTTGGCCCAAAAATTGATGATATCAAA ATGTAATTTACAAGGTAAACCAATTATCACAGCCACTCAAATGTTAGAATCCATGACGAAGAACCCAAGACCAACAAGAGCAGAAGTTACAGATGTAGCTAATGCTGTTTTAGATGGTACTGATTGTGTTATGCTTTCAGGAGAAACTGCAGGTGGTAAATTTCCAGTTGAAGCTGTAACCATTATGTCCAAAATATGTTTAGAAGCTGAAGCATGTATTgattataaattattatatcaatCATTGGTAAATGCAATTGAAACACCAATTAGTGTACAAGAAGCTGTAGCTAGATCAGCTGTAGAAACTGCAGAATCTATTCAAGCATCTTTAATTATAGCTTTAACAGAAACAGGTTATACTGCAAGATTAATTGCCAAATATAAGCCAAGTTGTACCATCTTAGCTCTTAGTGCATCTGATTCAACTGTTAGATGTTTGAACGTACACAGAGGTGTTACATGCATTAAAGTAGGTTCATTCCAAGGAACTGATATTGTTATAAGAAATGCTATTGAAATTGCAAAACAAAGAAATATGGCAAAAGTTGGTGATAGTGTTATTGCTATTCACGGAATTAAAGAAGAAGTATCTGGAGGTACCAACTTAATGAAAGTTGTCCAAATTgaataa
- a CDS encoding putative mitochondrial ribosomal protein L46 precursor, whose product MVKWLIEKRISQKILTLNNVLYRNIKNYSIFVNKKEHEIYQNNEYNENNEDDMLTKINIEDGKKLIVVHEKYKIQVSLCIDRFPINYVQEKFEEDFQNFKDEWLIKTNNNLDVNEEFFHMKYNLSNLNEKQKEKDNNNDDDSNERDELDEQNEHKNDNTYNNNNNNTQNKFDNIRDNKVNNMESINELSMEDENLEKLFSLEGIQDIFKKKEEKKKIHEKDKKNKKDENINEYDYKNIKRKPNDFLYLLVKYKHLNKWMFPIMDFKKNYSIRQNLQYLCMQQLKCNTLPFFIGYSPCNYEKRKFKTPLIENEIIGRKIFYYRAHYIKQNTTWNVLMNQDIQDVAWVTRAELKNFLSPNRYYVIKDALPLT is encoded by the coding sequence ATGGTTAAATGGCTTAtagaaaaaagaatatcacaaaaaatattaactctgaataatgtattatatagaaatataaaaaattatagtatttttgttaataaaaaagaacatgaaatatatcaaaataatgaatataatgaaaataatgagGATGATATGttaacaaaaataaatatagaagatgggaaaaaattaatagTTGTCCAtgagaaatataaaatacaaGTGTCTTTATGTATAGATAGATTTCCTATAAATTATGTTCAGGAAAAATTTGAAGAAGATTTTCAGAATTTTAAAGATGAATGGTTAATTAAAACGAATAACAATTTAGATGTAAATGAAgaattttttcatatgaaatataatttaagtaatttaaatgaaaaacaaaaagagaaagataataataatgatgatgatagTAATGAAAGGGATGAATTGGATGAACAAAATGAGCATAAGAATGAcaatacatataataataataataataatacacaaaataaatttgataatataagaGATAATAAGGTGAACAATATGGAATctataaatgaattatcTATGGAGGATGAAAatttagaaaaattattttctttagAAGGTATAcaagatatatttaaaaaaaaagaggaaaaaaaaaaaattcatgaaaaagataagaaaaataaaaaggatgaaaatattaatgaatatgattataaaaatataaaaagaaaaccaaatgattttttatatttattggTGAAATATAAACACTTAAATAAATGGATGTTCCCAATTATGgattttaaaaaaaattattcaatCAGACAAAATTTacaatatttatgtatGCAACAATTAAAATGTAATACATTACCATTTTTTATAGGTTATTCACCTTGTAACTATGAAAAAAGGAAATTTAAAACTCCACTTATAGAAAACGAAATTATAGGaagaaaaattttttattatagGGCTCATTACATAAAACAAAATACAACATGGAATGTCTTAATGAATCAAGATATACAAGATGTAGCTTGGGTAACACGTGctgaattaaaaaattttctatCACCTAATAGGTATTATGTGATAAAAGATGCCTTACCCTTAACATAA
- a CDS encoding hypothetical protein (conserved Plasmodium protein, unknown function) — translation MEKEVQCQTEEDNLYEQINVPEKINDLLVEYTKNIILHNPSKGCENEKDSKMKIYEWSRDYFKKKLLEDNTTNNIISYKNIQVDNIDNSYNSSSIKNKIEKEMERINFKI, via the coding sequence atggAAAAAGAAGTACAGTGCCAAACTGAGGAAGATAACttatatgaacaaataaatgtccctgaaaaaataaatgacTTATTAGTagaatatacaaaaaacattatattacataatCCTAGTAAAGGATGtgaaaatgaaaaggacagtaaaatgaaaatatatgaatgGTCAAGAgattattttaaaaaaaaattattagaagataatacaacaaataatattatttcttataaaaatatacaagttgataatatagataattcatataatagTAGTTCTATAAAGAACAAGatagaaaaagaaatggAACGAATAAactttaaaatataa